The Komagataeibacter sp. FNDCR2 nucleotide sequence ATGACGGGCGGACTGGAAGGCTATGACGCGGTTGCGGAAGCCAACGCACAGAAAAGCGTGCTCGCCATTCATTGGTCGCGCATCTGCCAGCGGCTGAAGGCGGAAGTGGGTGAGGTCGAATACCGCACCTGGCTGCGCCAGATCACGGTCGGCCCGGTGGAGGAAGACGAAATCACCCTCTATCTGCCCACCCGCTTCCTGCGCGACTGGGTGCGTGGGCAGTATGGCGACCGGCTGGGTACGCTGTGGAACGCGGAAGTGCCCGGCATCCGCCGTGTCGAGTTGCAGGTCGCCCGCGCGGACGCCGCCCCGGCCGCGCCGGAAGGGGATGAAACGCCCGTGCCGCTCCCGCCCGTGGCGCGTGAAAAGGCGGCGGCCGTACCAGCCGCGCCAGTAGTGGATGAGCCACGGCAGGCGGAAGTGCGCACCGACCTGGCGGCGCCGCTGGATCCGCGCTTTACGTTCGATACCTTTGTGGTGGGCAAGCCGAACGAGTTCGCCTATGCCTGCGCCCGCCGTGTGGCCGAACGCCCGTCCAGTCCCGGTTTCAACCCGCTGTTCCTGTATGGTGGGGTGGGGCTGGGCAAGACGCACCTCATGCATGCGATCGGGGCCGAACTGCTACGCGAAGGGCGGGTCTCGGTGGCCTATATGTCGGCCGAGAAGTTCATGTACCGCTTCATCGCGGCCATCCGCTCTCAGTCCACCATGGAGTTCAAGGAACAGTTGCGCTCCGTCGATGTGCTGATGATCGACGACCTGCAGTTCCTGATCGGCAAGGACAATACGCAGGAAGAATTCTTCCACACCTTCAACGCGCTGGTCGATGCCGGGCGGCAGATCGTGGTGTCCGCCGACAAGTCGCCTTCCGACCTGTCGGGGCTGGAGGACAGGCTGCGCACGCGGCTGGGCTGCGGCATGGTGGCGGACATCCATGCCACCACGTTCGAGCTGCGCATTTCCATTCTGGAGGCCAAGGCCACGGCGTCCGGCGTGGTGGTTCCCGCCAAGGTGCTGGAATTCCTGGCGCACAAGATCACGTCGAACGTGCGTGAGCTGGAGGGCGCGCTGAACCGGCTGATCGCGCACGCCAACCTGTTTGGCCGCCCCGTCACGCTGGAAGCCACGCAGGATGTGCTGCATGACATCCTTAAGGCGCATGACCGGCGCGTCACCATCGAGGAAATCCAGCGCAAGGTGGCCGAGCACTGGAACATCCGCCTGACCGATATGTCCTCGGCCCGCAGGGCGCGGGCGGTGGCGCGGCCCCGGCAGGTGGCGATGTATCTGGCCAAGCAGTTGACCAGCCGTTCCCTGCCCGAGATCGGGCGCAAGTTCGGCAACCGTGACCATACCACCGTCATGCACGCCGTCTCGCGCGTGACGGAGCTCATGGAGCAGGATCCCGCCTTTGCCGAGGACGTGGAACTCCTGCGCCGCATGCTGGAAAGCTGAGCGGCATTTCCCGCGCGGGCCTCTTTACCGTTATCGTCCCCGCCTGCTAGATGTGTCAGCCCTGCGGCTAAATGCGGTGGGGCATGGAGGATATCGTACCAATGAAGTTGAAGGCTGACCGCGTAACGCTGCTCAAGGCCCTGGCCCATATCCAGAGCGTTGCCGAGAAGCGCAATACCATTCCCATTCTGGCCAATGTGCTGATCAAGGTGGTCGATGGCGCGACGACGCTGACGGCGACCGACATGGAAATCGCGGTTGTCGAGAGCGTGGTGGCCGAGGCCCTGCGCGATGGCGCGGTCACGGCCCCGGCCGCGGTCCTGTATGAAATCGTGCGCAAGCTGCCCGATGGGGCGGAGGTCGAACTGGACCACGCGGGCGGCGACGCCCCGCTGGGCCTGCGGGCGGGACGGTTCGCCACCAGCCTGAATGTGCTGGACGTGGACGATTTCCCGTCCATGATGGCGGGAAGCCTGCCGCATGAATTCCGCATTCCCGCGCCGACCCTGCGCGGGCTGATCGACCGGACGCGCTTTGCCATCTCCACCGAGGAGACGCGCTACTACCTCAATGGTATTTTCCTGCATGTGGCCGAAGGGGATGCCGGCGCGGTGCTGCGCGCGGTGGCGACC carries:
- the dnaA gene encoding chromosomal replication initiator protein DnaA, whose translation is MTGGLEGYDAVAEANAQKSVLAIHWSRICQRLKAEVGEVEYRTWLRQITVGPVEEDEITLYLPTRFLRDWVRGQYGDRLGTLWNAEVPGIRRVELQVARADAAPAAPEGDETPVPLPPVAREKAAAVPAAPVVDEPRQAEVRTDLAAPLDPRFTFDTFVVGKPNEFAYACARRVAERPSSPGFNPLFLYGGVGLGKTHLMHAIGAELLREGRVSVAYMSAEKFMYRFIAAIRSQSTMEFKEQLRSVDVLMIDDLQFLIGKDNTQEEFFHTFNALVDAGRQIVVSADKSPSDLSGLEDRLRTRLGCGMVADIHATTFELRISILEAKATASGVVVPAKVLEFLAHKITSNVRELEGALNRLIAHANLFGRPVTLEATQDVLHDILKAHDRRVTIEEIQRKVAEHWNIRLTDMSSARRARAVARPRQVAMYLAKQLTSRSLPEIGRKFGNRDHTTVMHAVSRVTELMEQDPAFAEDVELLRRMLES